The Carassius auratus strain Wakin unplaced genomic scaffold, ASM336829v1 scaf_tig00001591, whole genome shotgun sequence genome includes a window with the following:
- the LOC113069398 gene encoding protein FAM107B produces MLLYYKTQVVSQRMGQKNQKTESSSCASTASQQTTEGQDDLIRPRKLFNPVLESSSRRALHRELLVSHRWGLLPEQKPELKRVLEQRRLEQHREREQASHPPSDLEQELHKRRQRLLACEQEELRRREDLQNMPEFVRVRDNLRHITITGY; encoded by the exons ATGCTGCTTTATTACAAAACACAG GTTGTTTCACAAAGAATGGGACAGAAGAATCAGAAAACAG AAAGCTCCAGCTGTGCTTCTACTGCATCTCAGCAGACTACTGAAGGCCAGGACGATCTCATCCGGCCGAGGAAACTGTTCAACCCTGTCCTGGAGTCTTCCAGTCGAAGAGCTTTACATCGTGAACTACTAGTCAGCCACAGATG GGGTCTCCTGCCTGAACAGAAGCCAGAGCTGAAGCGGGTGCTGGAACAGAGGAGACTGGagcagcacagagagagagaacaagctTCACATCCGCCGTCTGACCTCGAGCAAGAGCTGCACAAGAGACGCCAGAGACTCCTGGCT TGTGAGCAAGAAGAGCTGAGACGCAGAGAGGACCTACAAAACATGCCAGAGTTTGTTCGAGTGCGGGACAACCTGAGACACATCACCATCACAGGCTACTGA
- the b3galt6 gene encoding beta-1,3-galactosyltransferase 6 produces MNFVRLVCRHKTALALGVFFLFAVVLLFLAKCTSETLKPAESPGVAPRAESHQKQPAGPPHAKELSTFLVVLITTGPKYTERRSIIRSTWLTKHDPEVLYWFVIGTEGLPPEDLQNLRTEQVRHHDLLLLPELRDSYENLTQKLLHMYSWLDQNVAFKFVLKADDDTFTRLDLLKEELKTKEPSRLYWGFFSGRGRVKTGGKWKESAWELCDYYLPYALGGGYVISADLVHYVRLNVGFLKTWQSEDVSLGAWLAPVDVKRVHDPRFDTEYKSRGCSNKYLVTHKQSLEDMLEKHQTLQRDGRLCKEEVKLRLSYIYDWSVPPSQCCQRKDGIP; encoded by the coding sequence ATGAATTTTGTCCGTCTTGTGTGTCGTCACAAGACAGCCCTGGCGCTCGGTGTCTTCTTCCTATTCGCCGTCGTCCTTTTGTTCCTCGCCAAATGTACGTCTGAGACGCTGAAGCCGGCTGAGTCCCCAGGTGTGGCGCCGCGGGCCGAGTCACATCAGAAGCAGCCGGCAGGACCTCCTCACGCCAAAGAGCTCTCCACGTTCCTGGTCGTTCTCATCACCACGGGCCCGAAGTACACGGAGCGACGCAGTATCATCCGGAGCACCTGGCTGACCAAACACGACCCCGAAGTGCTCTACTGGTTCGTTATTGGCACCGAGGGTTTACCTCCGGAAGACCTCCAGAACCTCAGAACCGAGCAGGTCCGTCACCATGACCTCCTCCTGCTCCCTGAGCTCCGGGACTCGTACGAGAACCTCACGCAGAAACTGCTTCACATGTACTCCTGGTTGGACCAAAACGTGGCGTTCAAATTCGTTCTGAAGGCCGACGACGACACCTTCACCCGCTTGGATCTCCTCAAGGAGGAGTTGAAGACCAAGGAGCCCAGCCGACTCTATTGGGGCTTCTTCTCCGGCCGCGGGAGAGTGAAAACGGGTGGGAAATGGAAAGAAAGTGCGTGGGAACTGTGTGACTACTACTTACCTTATGCCCTGGGTGGAGGCTACGTGATTTCCGCTGACCTCGTGCACTACGTACGTCTCAACGTGGGGTTTCTGAAGACCTGGCAGAGTGAGGACGTGTCCTTGGGTGCCTGGTTGGCCCCAGTGGACGTGAAGCGGGTCCACGATCCGCGCTTCGACACGGAGTACAAGTCGCGTGGCTGCAGCAATAAGTACCTGGTCACTCACAAGCAGAGTTTAGAGGACATGTTGGAAAAGCATCAGACACTACAGCGAGATGGGCGTCTGTGCAAAGAGGAAGTCAAACTTAGGCTGTCCTACATTTACGACTGGAGCGTCCCGCCTTCCCAGTGTTGCCAGCGGAAGGATGGCATCCCCTGA
- the tmem167b gene encoding protein kish-B — protein MTNVYSFDGILVFGLLFICTCAYLKKVPRLNSWLLSEKKGVWGVFYKAAVIGTRLHIAVAASCMCMAFYLIFLK, from the exons ATGACAAACG TGTACTCTTTCGACGGCATTCTTGTATTCGGCCTTCTTTTCATCTGCACGTGTGCTTACCTGAAGAAGGTCCCTCGTCTGAACAGCTGGCTGTTGTCTGAGAAGAAAGGTGTCTGGGGAGTCTTCTACAAAG cTGCGGTGATAGGCACACGGCTCCACATCGCTGTGGCGGCGTCCTGTATGTGTATGGCGTTTTACCTCATCTTTCTCAAATGA